In Pseudomonas fluorescens NCIMB 11764, a single window of DNA contains:
- a CDS encoding aldehyde dehydrogenase family protein, with product MFVKVNSFVDGRSMEPADGQYVDKIDPRTGAKISEVASSGAKDVALAIESAASALQGWRDMRPAERGRILNEFGRIIRQSENTLGALEKADTGKPGSEMAALMDLTAQYFEFYGGIVNVMDGDVINQGPDYHIYTRRDPFGVIGVILPWNAPLHQAARAIAPALATGNTVVAKPSEHTSASLVELARIAVQAGVPAGVFNVIVGKGSVIGPAMAHNPHIRKISFTGGLRAGQELGHIAAERILPLTLELGGKSANIVFDDADLDAAAKGSTKAFTWNSGQWCAAGTRLLVQENIHDRFVDKLVAEVGALRVGPEDDSTSGPITTHAQFEKIQSYFAIAEREGLKPAIGGKVAVHEGYEEGWYIEPTVYTGVNNDMTLAREEIFGPIVCVIPFKDEADALRIANDSEFGLGAGIWSRDIGRVHRVAAQLEAGRIVVNEYSGGFVQTPCGGFKQSGYGREQGIDALSHYTQLKSVIIRL from the coding sequence ATGTTTGTAAAAGTTAACAGCTTCGTCGATGGCCGTTCCATGGAGCCGGCTGACGGGCAGTATGTCGACAAGATCGATCCGCGCACCGGAGCCAAGATCAGTGAAGTCGCCAGCAGCGGGGCGAAGGATGTGGCTCTGGCAATCGAGTCGGCAGCCTCCGCGCTGCAAGGCTGGCGCGACATGCGCCCCGCCGAACGTGGGCGCATCCTCAATGAATTCGGGCGTATCATCCGTCAAAGCGAAAATACGCTGGGCGCGCTGGAAAAGGCCGATACCGGTAAACCCGGCAGCGAGATGGCGGCGCTGATGGACCTGACCGCCCAATACTTTGAGTTTTATGGTGGCATCGTCAACGTCATGGACGGGGACGTGATTAACCAGGGCCCCGACTATCACATCTATACACGCCGAGATCCCTTTGGCGTGATTGGGGTCATCCTGCCTTGGAACGCCCCGCTGCACCAGGCAGCGCGCGCTATCGCTCCCGCCCTCGCTACCGGCAATACCGTGGTGGCCAAACCCTCCGAACACACCTCTGCCTCACTGGTGGAACTGGCACGCATTGCCGTGCAAGCCGGAGTGCCTGCCGGAGTCTTCAACGTCATCGTGGGCAAAGGGAGCGTGATCGGCCCCGCCATGGCTCACAACCCGCATATCCGCAAGATTTCCTTTACCGGCGGTCTGCGCGCGGGGCAGGAACTGGGACACATTGCCGCTGAACGCATCCTACCGCTGACCCTTGAACTGGGCGGCAAGTCCGCCAACATTGTGTTCGACGACGCCGACCTCGATGCGGCCGCCAAAGGCTCGACCAAGGCATTTACCTGGAACAGCGGCCAATGGTGCGCTGCAGGCACGCGGTTGCTGGTCCAGGAGAATATCCATGACCGCTTCGTCGACAAGTTGGTTGCCGAGGTGGGTGCCCTGCGCGTCGGCCCGGAGGATGACTCGACGTCCGGGCCGATTACCACTCATGCGCAGTTCGAGAAGATCCAGAGCTACTTCGCCATCGCCGAACGCGAGGGGCTCAAGCCTGCAATCGGCGGCAAGGTGGCCGTACACGAGGGCTATGAAGAGGGTTGGTACATCGAACCGACGGTATACACCGGTGTGAACAACGATATGACCCTGGCACGCGAGGAGATCTTCGGGCCTATTGTCTGCGTCATTCCCTTCAAGGACGAAGCCGATGCGCTGCGGATTGCCAACGACAGCGAATTCGGCCTCGGTGCCGGTATCTGGAGCCGTGACATCGGCCGGGTGCATCGGGTCGCCGCGCAACTGGAGGCCGGCCGGATTGTCGTCAACGAGTACAGTGGCGGTTTCGTCCAGACGCCATGCGGTGGCTTCAAGCAAAGTGGCTACGGTCGCGAGCAAGGCATCGACGCCCTCTCCCACTATACCCAGCTCAAATCCGTGATCATTCGCCTTTAA